In Rutidosis leptorrhynchoides isolate AG116_Rl617_1_P2 chromosome 6, CSIRO_AGI_Rlap_v1, whole genome shotgun sequence, the DNA window TTCAGATCCGGTAAGAGCATAGGATGGTTCTCCACCGGCATTCAGCCTGCCAATTTGGAGTTCCTTAGATCAACAGTGTTTCTGTCAGCATTCCGTCCATCTGGCTATAAACGTGGGTTTTTGTCGTCTTTCAGCAAACAAAATCCCAAGGTAGCccaagtggttggggccctgagatccttgcaagaggtctcaggttcaattcttggggtggccagggaagggttggaaacagccagggagtattcctgatgggctgcgtacactagagtatggggtcggattactcgcccttcccgggtaacctgaacagggaaaaccttacaacttttaTAACTTATTTAGGAAGGAGCCATCTTTCAGCGTTCCGTCCATCTGATTCATAAGCAAAGAAGCTATATGTATAGATATCACAAAGATTTGGAAATTTTGTAAGCTCTAGTGCCTAGGTTTTTTGAATCACAAGGTAAAACCTAACCGTTGGTTTTTGTTATGAAGATTAAAGATTAATTATACATACATGTTAATGAAGCTATGTAAGATTTTATACACTCATCTATGCTCATAAACAATTGCATACAAAGTACCATTAcgggaagaagaaaaaaaaagaatttACAACCATAGGGTTGTGATAAATTAGATGGTGTCTACCCTTTCACCCTTTTAAAGTGAAGATCATATCATGAATTCGAATAGAGAAAGCTGAAAAATATTAATCTTCTTACAAGCAAGAAAGTTCATCTGCAAAATGGTCAGTCGCCTTAAGATTAATTACCTCGCAAAGCTAGTCCGATAAgtagaaaaataaaagaaattattcTATTGCTCTGAGGTATACCAAAGTAATCTTCTTATTACTAATCTACTATCTACTATGTTTTGAGAAACAAGAGCAAATTGCATGAGCCACAAAATATGAAGTATTCTTGGTGATAATGGTAAATGACATGATTTTGGAGGGTAATTCGGTCACACACACAATTCTCGTGGCCCCACTCTTTACGGCACACACAACTCACGTGACCTCACACGTTTGGTTCATATTCTACACCCAATCCCCACTCTCCTTCATCCGTGCCAATTATTCCTTCACACGAGTGCCGTTAACCTAACCCTCGCCGGAAAATATTTTATACTCCGACTGCACCATTCTCCGGCCAAACCTGATCTCCGGCCAACTCAACGAGATGTTCTATTCTTTGATCTAACCTCCAATTTCTGTTTTATTGCTGGTAGATTCATGGCTAATTTTGAAGATTTAACGGTAATGAAATTcgttagttatatttattttaattatgtttCACTTTTTGGTTGCTTTGTATGATGCTTTAATTGAGGACAATTCAGGTCATTTTCTGTTGAAATTTagtgatacacacacacacacacatacttatatgtaaatatatatgtgtgactTGAGCTGAAATATACGTATGTAATATGATCAATGTATAATATTTGTTGATTAAGGTATGTAATTGAATAATGTGGACAGAGTCTAACGAAATTGATAATTGAGTATGGTGCTGATGATGGAAGGATACTTTAATGTATATCATTTTGAGGCACTGATATTTACACTCCCAGTCTGTGCAATTTTATGGCAACTGAAATGCAGAGATTTGGGGCAAGTGAAGAAGACGATGAAGAAATGGGATTATATGTGAAAGAAGAAGGTGAAAATGATGAAGACGATGACGAAAAGAACTCGACACCTCCAACAATCATAGGTGTTGATGGAGGACATATTACGTCGAATAGAAGTAATAATAGGTTTCACCATCAGCAACAGTTTCAAGATCAGATGACTCCACAAGGCGGTGGTGGTAGAAGGTGTAGACCTGTGGAAGAAAAGGAACGAACTAAGCTTAGGGAGCGACAACGGAGAGCGATTACGGCAAAGATTTTGGCAGGTCTTAGAAGACATGGGAATTATAATCTTAGAGTTAGAGCTGATATCAATGATGTGATTGCAGCCCTTGCTAGAGAAGCTGGTTGGGTTGTTCTTCCTGATGGAACCACTTTTCCATCAAGATCACAGGTATCATTCATTATCCTTGATATTAAACATCCCCTGTTACTACATTTTGATTTGTAGGTGATATATTACATCTGTTTTGGTGAGATGTAAGCATATTTATGATTAAGAACTTAATAATGAAGCCTAGTTTATCACACATACTAAAAAACTTAATATTGATAGTGCATATGTTAAAATATACAGGGTGTGAGGCCTGCTGCTGGTGCATCGACTGCAGTGGTAACTTCATCCGCCTCATTGCCACTGCAGCAAAACCAAGATGCTTCCATTAGAGGCATATCTTCCGCCAGCCCAATTGGGATGGATGATGATGCATGCCAAATGAAAGGTCTTTTTGTTCATTCATCTTCTTCAACTTATGATGTTTCATCAAGTGCTCGATCACATTCTTCACATATGTTGGGAGTTGAAGTTGATGGTCATGATGATCACCTCATAGGAGTTTCAGTAGATGCTGTTGCTGGCAGGCAGGTCAGAAAATCATTTCTATATCATATTGTTTTTTGTAAATTGCTATAGATATGTTATTTACAGTTATGTTTCACAAACATTTTTAGGTTGTTGACATGCCTTCAAAGTTGCAAGAACGTGATTTTGCGGGTACTCCTTATGTTCCTGTTTTTGTATTACTTCCTGTAAGTTCCATACTCTTCTGTTGCCTAGTTTATGTTAAAGGATAGGCTTCTGAATGTCTTATCTTGGTAAACATGAGTTTTTAATATAAACACGTGACCAGTAGTCTTGAGTTGTTTCTTAATTACTTTGAAACTATATATGATGGGGATGTTTTCTAGTGTGTGTATACGTTATATTAAAATATATGGCCTGCAGCTGGGAGCAATCAATATGAAGTGTGAACTTGTTGATCCTGATGGTCTCTTAAAACAATTAAGACTTTTGAAGTCGATCAATGTCGATGGTGTAATGATAGATTGTTGGTGGGGTATAGTTGAAGCACATGTTCCCCAGGAATATAATTGGAAGGGATATAGAAGATTATTTCAGATGGTGCGTGAACTTAAACTTAAGTTGCAGGTGTGTTTCATCTAAGACATGTTACTATGTTCCCAATTTACTCCGTATTTTTGTTTCTTCTTATAGTattcatatagatatatatgtatatctaaaaGATAGTGATAATCTTCTCAATTGGCTCAGGTAGTGATGTCATTCCATGATTGTGGAGGGAATTTGGGCGATGATGTTTGTATACCCTTACCGCATTGGGTTGCCGAGATTGGTCGAAGCAATCCAGATATATTCTTCACTGATAGATCGGGAAGGCGTAATCCAGAATGCCTCTCATGGGGGATTGACAAAGAACGTGTTTTAAGAGGGCGCACTGCCTCTGAGGTACTTTTTGTAATCTACTTATATGAATATTGGTACATTATCATCACCATTTCTACACGCCATGTTAATGTTGTCAAATATGTTGTAGGTTTACTTCGACTATATGAGAAGCTTTCGGGTTGAATTTAATGACTTCTTTGAAGATGGAGTCATCTCGATGATCGAAATTGGATTAGGTCCATGTGGGGAACTACGGTATCCATCTAATCCTGTAAAGTATGGTTGGAGATACCCAGGTGTAGGTGAATTTCAGGTAATCGTTGAAATAACTGTCTTGATTaacattgatattgatattgatattcaaCAATATAAGCTGTATGTCAGAGGAGATACGAGGGAATTGTAGACAGAAACTACATAAATCTTTGATAGAAAGGCAAATCTTTGTAGAACTAGTAAATCATAACACTTACCATTTTTTGGGTGTTTCACTTTTAAAGCTGAATCTTGTTGTCTGTTTACTAATTACTGTAATGATTGCTTCTTCAGTGTTACGATCGATATATGTTAAAGAACTTGACGAAGGCGGCTGAAACAAGGGGGCACTCTTTTTGGGCCAGAGGCCCTGAAAATGCAGGTTCCTATAACTCCCGGCCGCATGAAACCGGATTCTTTTGTAATGGAGGCGATTATGATAGCTATTATGGTAGATTCTTCCTTAATTGGTACTCTCAACTATTGATCAACCATGCTGATCGGGTCCTTTCTCTGGCCAAAATTGCTTTTGAAGAAACTTTTGTTACTACAAAGGTTAGTGATTTCAATAATTACTTTTCCCGTAGCTTGATCAATATGATATGATAAGACAGTGACATCCGTTGTCAATCCTATCTTGGTTCATATTTGCAAgctatatattgttgatatataaaaATGTCtatgatatagttttgattttgatATTTTAATTCTTGGGCAGCTGTCAGGTATTCATTGGTGGTACAAGACCGATAGTCATGCCGCTGAGTTAACTGCCGGCTTTTACAACCCAACCAACCGAGATGGTTATGCTGCAGTTATGGAAATAATAAAGAAGCACGAGGTTGGCTTAAATTTTTCATTGGCTCAAATGGACATCTCGGATCCACACATTGACTCGTCAGAAGCACTTGGAGATCCCGATGGTTTGGCTTGGCAGGTAAGAATATAGCCCCAACATCGTATGATAATCATGTTTTAATTTCGATGCTTATGAAACTGTTTGAGTATAAGTCAAGTGCCTTAAATGCTTTATGTAAGTGACAAAATAATGTATTTTTGTTTGGGCATGGATAACGGGTCAATATaaattattgtttttttttttttggtttaaaATACTCAAAGTTTGTTGGAAATCAGGTGATGAACACAGCTTGGGATTCGTTCATACATATCACGAGTGAAAACGTTCTTCCCTGCATTGACAAAGTAAGCTATAACCATGTACTCGAAAAGGCTAAGCCTTCCAATGATCCAGATGGAAGACATTACTCTGCGTTTACTTACCATAGACTTGGTCCAATTCTCATGGAACCTCACAATTTTATGGAGTTTGAACTATTCGTCAAGCGAATGCACGGTAAGCTTCCATCACATTTCTGTATACATCTTATCTATACCTGGCAAAccggtcgggtcgggtcgggtcgggtcgggatTCATTAGGTAACTCATATGATGTTTTAATGAACATTTTCATATATACTATGTACAAGTTTTTGCCCTTTATTTGAAAGGTAATTTGACAGTATGTTTGTTATGTTCAATTGGCAGGGGAGGCAGTTCTGGAAATACATGAATAGGCTAATGTAACAAGGTTTGAAAGTCAAGATGTGCAGTATTATTTATACTAACCAAATCCCGGAGGGGAACTCAGGTCATATTTAGTATAACTGTAAATGTTAATACAAGTGTAGAAATCCAGGATAAAAATGATGAAACAACAGGTAACTAGGCTGTTTAGAGgcttattaattaatgttatttgTGATCATTTGTGATACACTTGAAAATTTGCCGATATTAAATGAAAAATTTAGCTACCTTCTCTTCTCTGCTTAATATAGTTCTATATTTTTTGGAGTTCATTTAGGATTAATTACTCGAAAGAAAAACATATTATCAACTCATTTGTTATATTAATGATCGTGGAACTGCTTGATTATTAAAGACTCTAGCAAAGTAGCAAGTATTCCAACTTGCAGCTAGTTACGTTCGCTTCCATCAAATGGGTTTTCAGGTGaataatttcacgaataggtgacaAGTCATTATCTATTATCTAACAATTACATAATGAAAGAACAGAGTACATTTGAAAACTCTGCTCCATGATAGCGATATAATGTTCACTAAGAACATGGCGCGATATAATCATTTGCTCGAATATACCATCCAATGGGTACTGCTGTCTTTACTACTGGGGAAATTCATCCAACCCCGCAACCAGATAAATGTTTGAAATCCTTGGCCGAAAACAACACAACTGATGATATACTAAGGCGAGAGATTATTTAATCATTTGCGTTTTACCTTATATGAGATGAGATGAGATGAGATGGGAAGAAATGAATATTCGATTAGGGTCTTGTTCATGTACCTGTTTACAACACTTCTCATACTTAAAAGTTTTAAGGGTGTACATATTATTTTGCGAGGCTAAAAATCTTTGACTCAAATAGTCAAATGTATATCTaactatttcaaaaaaaaaaaaaaaaaaaaaaaaaaaaaaaaaaaaaaatcaaaataccCTCAAAACATTAGTATTAAGATTCGATTATGAGAGTATATTTCCATTTTGTCAACACGTTTTTTATCGCTACTTCTTATCAAGATAGCAGAATCGAAGTTGAAGCGTATATTTTCATTATGTCCCAATGGAGGTGTACATTGCCTCTTGGCATCAAACGGATTAATTTTCATATACAAGTTTTGGTAAGACATGGATTAGTTGTTCAAGTCAACAAGCCCACAACATCTCTTAGAAAAAAGAAATACGATTTTTGTGTAATGAACTTACAATTCATTACTTTTGCTTAAGTGTAAGTAAACACAAGATCATAATCACTCGGTTTGTTGATACATACAACCCACACATCATTCTAAACCGCTCGTTACCAACATTTCATGGCTCTGCAAACTCGAACTCTGACCCAAACAGATTACCTAAACAGCTGAAAATATAAAACAAACAACTAACTTAACAAATGTAATGTACCTCACATAACACTATTTTCTGAGGCAATCTTTCTTCTTTTGAAAGCAGGATGGATTCCTTTGTTGAAGGACTCGAGGTTATCGATTCTTGACATGCAATCTTTCATTCTCTTCAAAAGTGATGACATTGCAGAAGCATTGCTCGAAATCTTCTGTTTTATTGTCTGTATTTTTTCATTGTGTACGTGATCATCTTCTATCACTACCCCACTCTCTGAACCTAGAAATTGGACAAAAAGTTGATCGTTGTAAATTATAAGCTACATTGTGTAATCAAGATGATTGAATACATAACCATTAAGAAACAAAATCAAGCTACAAAATAGGTAAAGTGAACATATTATGTCAGCAGTTTTATCTTCTTTGCTATGTCATTTGTGTATAAGCTTCACCTCGATGTTGATTACAAGATGTTATATcacttatatatacacatatacacaaaGATGTTCCCTGTATCCAGTAAGCCTTAAAGAAGGCTCAAAACTCATTATCTTGTACATATATGTTTCGTTATATATACATCTACATATCCTTAAAACAAAAATGAAATGTCTATAAAATTCATTCCTAAAATCAATGGAAGCATTTAAGATTACTCCTTCAGTTGCCATAAAAAACAATGTGCTTTTACTGTTACGGTCAAATGCACAACTTTAAAATTTGATATGTATTGTGTGGTTATCGCATTCATTGATTTCTTATAAAACAATGCTTGCATTTTGACCGGCTGGTTTTACTCCTAATGATTAAGTTACTTTATTTTTCTACATCTAACAAACTTCCAGACTAACACTTCAGTTCATGTACTTTAATTTATTAGCATGACAAACCACACCATAACTAACTACTTACATGGTATATTCTTTCGTTCATCTGACCTTGTCTTAATGTTACAGGACCAATGCCAATTTTCAGTCACAAAATGTATGTTTAACAAAAAGGACATGTCAAAATCACATCACGCTATTCATATAATAGAAAGATCTTATTCAAATGGAGATCTCAGTTTCAAACTTCACTAGCATCATATCTTGGGGGTGCCGGAAAAGGCTCAGAAACGGTCACGTAATAACCATGTTTGGCCGCGTACATCTAAGTACAAAATACTCACCCCTCTACAAGTACCCTGAACAGGGAAATACCTTATCAGC includes these proteins:
- the LOC139855959 gene encoding beta-amylase 7-like isoform X2, whose product is MATEMQRFGASEEDDEEMGLYVKEEGENDEDDDEKNSTPPTIIGVDGGHITSNRSNNRFHHQQQFQDQMTPQGGGGRRCRPVEEKERTKLRERQRRAITAKILAGLRRHGNYNLRVRADINDVIAALAREAGWVVLPDGTTFPSRSQGVRPAAGASTAVVTSSASLPLQQNQDASIRGISSASPIGMDDDACQMKGLFVHSSSSTYDVSSSARSHSSHMLGVEVDGHDDHLIGVSVDAVAGRQVVDMPSKLQERDFAGTPYVPVFVLLPLGAINMKCELVDPDGLLKQLRLLKSINVDGVMIDCWWGIVEAHVPQEYNWKGYRRLFQMVRELKLKLQVVMSFHDCGGNLGDDVCIPLPHWVAEIGRSNPDIFFTDRSGRRNPECLSWGIDKERVLRGRTASEVYFDYMRSFRVEFNDFFEDGVISMIEIGLGPCGELRYPSNPVKYGWRYPGVGEFQCYDRYMLKNLTKAAETRGHSFWARGPENAGSYNSRPHETGFFCNGGDYDSYYGRFFLNWYSQLLINHADRVLSLAKIAFEETFVTTKLSGIHWWYKTDSHAAELTAGFYNPTNRDGYAAVMEIIKKHEVGLNFSLAQMDISDPHIDSSEALGDPDGLAWQVMNTAWDSFIHITSENVLPCIDKVSYNHVLEKAKPSNDPDGRHYSAFTYHRLGPILMEPHNFMEFELFVKRMHGEAVLEIHE
- the LOC139855959 gene encoding beta-amylase 7-like isoform X1, which translates into the protein MANFEDLTRFGASEEDDEEMGLYVKEEGENDEDDDEKNSTPPTIIGVDGGHITSNRSNNRFHHQQQFQDQMTPQGGGGRRCRPVEEKERTKLRERQRRAITAKILAGLRRHGNYNLRVRADINDVIAALAREAGWVVLPDGTTFPSRSQGVRPAAGASTAVVTSSASLPLQQNQDASIRGISSASPIGMDDDACQMKGLFVHSSSSTYDVSSSARSHSSHMLGVEVDGHDDHLIGVSVDAVAGRQVVDMPSKLQERDFAGTPYVPVFVLLPLGAINMKCELVDPDGLLKQLRLLKSINVDGVMIDCWWGIVEAHVPQEYNWKGYRRLFQMVRELKLKLQVVMSFHDCGGNLGDDVCIPLPHWVAEIGRSNPDIFFTDRSGRRNPECLSWGIDKERVLRGRTASEVYFDYMRSFRVEFNDFFEDGVISMIEIGLGPCGELRYPSNPVKYGWRYPGVGEFQCYDRYMLKNLTKAAETRGHSFWARGPENAGSYNSRPHETGFFCNGGDYDSYYGRFFLNWYSQLLINHADRVLSLAKIAFEETFVTTKLSGIHWWYKTDSHAAELTAGFYNPTNRDGYAAVMEIIKKHEVGLNFSLAQMDISDPHIDSSEALGDPDGLAWQVMNTAWDSFIHITSENVLPCIDKVSYNHVLEKAKPSNDPDGRHYSAFTYHRLGPILMEPHNFMEFELFVKRMHGEAVLEIHE
- the LOC139855959 gene encoding beta-amylase 2, chloroplastic-like isoform X3, with translation MANFEDLTRFGASEEDDEEMGLYVKEEGENDEDDDEKNSTPPTIIGVDGGHITSNRSNNRFHHQQQFQDQMTPQGGGGRRCRPVEEKERTKLRERQRRAITAKILAGLRRHGNYNLRVRADINDVIAALAREAGWVVLPDGTTFPSRSQGVRPAAGASTAVVTSSASLPLQQNQDASIRGISSASPIGMDDDACQMKGLFVHSSSSTYDVSSSARSHSSHMLGVEVDGHDDHLIGVSVDAVAGRLLTCLQSCKNVILRLGAINMKCELVDPDGLLKQLRLLKSINVDGVMIDCWWGIVEAHVPQEYNWKGYRRLFQMVRELKLKLQVVMSFHDCGGNLGDDVCIPLPHWVAEIGRSNPDIFFTDRSGRRNPECLSWGIDKERVLRGRTASEVYFDYMRSFRVEFNDFFEDGVISMIEIGLGPCGELRYPSNPVKYGWRYPGVGEFQCYDRYMLKNLTKAAETRGHSFWARGPENAGSYNSRPHETGFFCNGGDYDSYYGRFFLNWYSQLLINHADRVLSLAKIAFEETFVTTKLSGIHWWYKTDSHAAELTAGFYNPTNRDGYAAVMEIIKKHEVGLNFSLAQMDISDPHIDSSEALGDPDGLAWQVMNTAWDSFIHITSENVLPCIDKVSYNHVLEKAKPSNDPDGRHYSAFTYHRLGPILMEPHNFMEFELFVKRMHGEAVLEIHE
- the LOC139855959 gene encoding beta-amylase 7-like isoform X4 gives rise to the protein MPSKLQERDFAGTPYVPVFVLLPLGAINMKCELVDPDGLLKQLRLLKSINVDGVMIDCWWGIVEAHVPQEYNWKGYRRLFQMVRELKLKLQVVMSFHDCGGNLGDDVCIPLPHWVAEIGRSNPDIFFTDRSGRRNPECLSWGIDKERVLRGRTASEVYFDYMRSFRVEFNDFFEDGVISMIEIGLGPCGELRYPSNPVKYGWRYPGVGEFQCYDRYMLKNLTKAAETRGHSFWARGPENAGSYNSRPHETGFFCNGGDYDSYYGRFFLNWYSQLLINHADRVLSLAKIAFEETFVTTKLSGIHWWYKTDSHAAELTAGFYNPTNRDGYAAVMEIIKKHEVGLNFSLAQMDISDPHIDSSEALGDPDGLAWQVMNTAWDSFIHITSENVLPCIDKVSYNHVLEKAKPSNDPDGRHYSAFTYHRLGPILMEPHNFMEFELFVKRMHGEAVLEIHE